The following proteins are encoded in a genomic region of Drosophila bipectinata strain 14024-0381.07 chromosome XL, DbipHiC1v2, whole genome shotgun sequence:
- the sdk gene encoding protein sidekick isoform X2, whose amino-acid sequence MHGRQRRSAASSLRSKATTKTTIIPRRRRRTTTTTTTTSQQATKVTLLLLLLWNLDSCSCYAESSPQTQQLISQQQLQAPRFTTHPSSSGSIVSEGSTKILQCHALGYPQPMYRWLKDGVPVGDFSSSQFYRFHSTRREDAGSYQCIARNDAGSILSEKSDVVVAYMGVFENTTEGRLTVTSGHPAVFDMPAIDSVPTPSVMWQSEDGPLNYDIKYAFTQANQLIILSAGEGDRRGYRARATNTQLGKEESSAYVHLNVSGDPFVEVAPEIIVRPQDVKVKLGTGVVELQCIANARPLHELETLWLKDGLAVETAGVRHTLNDPWNRTLALLQANSSHSGEYTCQVRLRSGGYPPVSASARLQILEPPVFFTPMRAETFGEFGGQVQLPCDVVGEPTPQVRWFRNAESVDAHIESGRYALSTDNTLVIKKLVLDDAAMFQCLASNEAGENSASTWLRVKNTAKKRVKRLAQPRILRVRASHAGLGSGSGSGAERGSGSGSGTGTIGKRKDFRFASAPVLEQPPQNVTALDGKDATISCRAVGSPNPNITWIYNETQLVEISSRVQILESGDLLISNIRPTDAGLYICVRANEAGSVKGEAFLSVLVRTQIIQPPVDTTVLLGLTATLQCKVSSDPSVPYNIDWYREGQAAPISNSQRVGVQADGQLEIQAVRASDVGSYACVVTSPGGNETRAARLSVIELPFPPSNVKVERLPEPLQRSINVSWTPGFDGNSPISQFIIQRREVSELEKFVGPVPDPLLNWITELSNVSAEQRWILLENLKAATVYQFRVSAVNRVGEGSPSEPSNVVELPQEAPSGPPVGFVGSARSMSEIITQWQPPLEEHRNGQILGYILRYRLFGYNNVPWSYQNITNEAQRNFLIQELITWKDYIVQIAAYNNMGVGVYTEGSKIKTKEGVPEAPPTKVRVQALNSTAARVSWIPPNPQQINGINQGYKIQAWQRRDIDGEWRDFEKRMMTVPPSLIDPLAEQTAVLGGLEKFAEYNVSVLCFTDPGDGVASQQVPVKTLDDVPDEVTALHFDDVSDRSVKVLWAPPRFSNGILTGYTVRYQVKDRPDTMKAVNLTAEDTELTVEQLQATTHYWFEICAWTRVGSGAPKSATIQSGVEPVLPHAPTNLALSNIEAFSVVLQFTPGFDGNSSITKWKVEGQTARNMTWFTICEINDPDAETLTVTGLMPFTQYRLRLSATNVVGSSRPSDATKDFQTIQARPKHAPFNVTVRAMSAQQLRVRWIPLQQTEWYGNPRGYNISYKPLEKTPGAVRGVPRSVVIEDHTANSHVLEGLEEWTVYEVRMNACNDVGCSRESGTAVERTREATPSYGPLDVQANATSSTTVVVRWGEVPKQHRNGQIDGYKVFYAAADRAGQPVLHKTIPSNSTFTTTLTELKKFVVYHVQVLAYTRLGNGALSAPPIRVQTFEDTPGVPSNVSFPDVTLTMARIIWDDPIDPNGEIQAYQVTYTLNGSANLNYSREFPPSDRTFRATQLLPEKYYSFSVTAQTRLGWGKTATALVYTTNNRERPQAPSVPQVSRSQIQAHQITFSWTPGRDGFAPLRYYTVEMRENEGRWQPLPERVDPLLSSYTALGLRPHTTYQFRIQATNDLGPSAFSRESVVVRTLPAAPAVGVGGLKVVPITTTSVRVQWSALETGMWNGDAATGGYRILYQQLSDFPTALQSTPKTDVLGINVNSVVLADLQQDRNYEIVVLPFNSQGPGPATPPAAVYVGEAVPTGEPRAVDAAPISSTEVRLLWKPPKQSMQNGDILGYKIFYLVTYSPQALEPGRKWEEEIEVVSATATSHSLVFLDKFTEYRIQLLAFNPAGDGPRSAPITVKTLPGVPSAPLNLRFADITMQSLEVTWDPPKFLNGEILGYLVTYETTEENEKFSKQVKQKVSNTTLRVQNLEEEVTYTFTVRAQTTVDYGPGVSENVTTGPQDGSPVAPRDLILTKTLSSVEMHWINGPSGRGPILGYLIEAKKREKGDPAFVYDSRWTKIEQTKKGMMQDFTVSYHILMPSTAYTFRVIAYNRYGISFPVYSKDSILTPSKLHLEYGYLQHKPFYRQTWFMVSLAATSIVIIVMVIAVLCVKSKSYKYKQEAQKTLEESMAMSIDERQELALELYRSRHGVGTGTLNSVGTLRSGTLGTLGRKSTHRPPPNVQLGKSPPRPSPASVAYHSDEESLKCYDENPDDSSVTEKPSEVSSSEASQHSESENESVRSDPHSFVNHYANVNDSLRQSWKKTKPVRNYSSYTDSEPEGSAVMSLNGGQIIVNNMARSRAPLPGFSSFV is encoded by the exons GATACCCGCAACCCATGTACCGTTGGCTCAAGGACGGCGTGCCAGTGGGCGACTTCTCGTCCAGCCAGTTCTACCGCTTCCACAGTACGCGGCGCGAGGATGCGGGCAGCTACCAGTGCATCGCCAGGAACGATGCCGGATCCATATTGAGCGAGAAGAGCGATGTTGTGGTGGCCT ATATGGGCGTCTTTGAGAATACCACCGAGGGACGGCTGACGGTGACCAGCGGCCATCCGGCGGTCTTCGATATGCCGGCCATAGACTCGGTGCCGACGCCCTCGGTGATGTGGCAGTCGGAGGACGGGCCCCTCAACTACGACATCAAGTACGCCTTCACCCAGGCCAACCAGCTGATCATCCTGAGCGCCGGCGAGGGCGACCGGCGGGGCTACCGCGCCCGGGCCACCAACACCCAGCTGGGCAAGGAGGAGAGCAGCGCCTATGTCCATCTGAACGTGAGCGGTGACCCGTTCGTGGAGGTGGCGCCCGAGATCATTGTACGGCCGCAGGACGTCAAGGTCAAACTGGGCACCGGCGTCGTCGAGCTGCAGTGCATCGCCAATGCCCGGCCCCTGCACGAGCTGGAGACTCTCTGGCTGAAGGACGGCCTGGCCGTGGAGACCGCCGGCGTCCGGCACACCCTCAACGACCCTTGGAACCGCACCCTGGCCCTCCTGCAGGCCAACAGCTCCCATTCCGGAGAGTACACCTGCCAGGTGCGGCTGCGCAGCGGCGGCTATCCGCCAGTGAGCGCCTCGGCCCGCCTACAGATCCTCGAGCCGCCCGTCTTCTTCACGCCGATGCGGGCGGAGACGTTCGGGGAGTTTGGCGGACAGGTGCAGCTGCCCTGCGACGTGGTGGGCGAGCCCACGCCCCAGGTCCGGTGGTTCCGGAACGCAGAGTCGGTGGACGCCCACATCGAAAGCGGAAG ATATGCACTGAGCACGGACAACACCCTGGTGATCAAGAAGCTGGTCCTGGACGACGCCGCCATGTTCCAGTGCCTGGCGAGCAACGAGGCCGGCGAGAACTCGGCCAGCACCTGGCTGCGCGTGAAAA ACACCGCCAAGAAACGCGTCAAACGCCTGGCCCAGCCCCGTATCCTCAGGGTAAGAGCTTCGCATGCTGGCTTGGGATCGGGATCGGGATCGGGAGCGGAAAGGGGCTCGGGCTCAGGATCGGGAACTGGTACCATTGGTAAACGCAAGGACTTCCGCTTTG CCTCGGCCCCCGTGCTGGAGCAGCCGCCGCAGAATGTGACCGCCCTGGACGGTAAGGACGCAACGATATCTTGCCGGGCCGTGGGATCCCCCAATCCGAACATCACCTGGATATACAACG AAACCCAACTGGTGGAGATCTCCAGCCGGGTGCAGATACTCGAATCCGGTGACCTGCTCATCTCGAACATCCGCCCCACCGACGCCGGGCTGTACATCTGTGTGCGGGCCAACGAGGCGGGCAGCGTCAAGGGCGAGGCCTTCCTGAGTGTACTGG TGCGGACACAAATCATCCAGCCGCCGGTGGACACAACGGTGCTACTAGGACTCACCGCCACGCTGCAGTGCAAGGTGTCGAGCGACCCCAGTGTCCCGTACAATATCGACTGGTACCGCGAGGGTCAGGCGGCGCCCATCAGCAACTCCCAGCGGGTCGGGGTGCAGGCCGACGGCCAGCTGGAGATCCAGGCGGTGCGAGCCAGCGATGTGGGCAGCTACGCCTGCGTGGTGACCTCCCCCGGCGGTAACGAGACCCGGGCCGCCCGACTGAGCGTCATCGAGCTGCCGTTCCCGCCCAGCAACGTGAAGGTGGAACGCCTGCCGGAGCCACTCCAACGCAGCATCAACGTGTCCTGGACACCCGGCTTCGATGGCAACAGTCCCATATCCCAATTTATTATCCAGCGACGTGAGGTCTCCGAATTGG AAAAATTCGTAGGTCCAGTGCCAGATCCACTCCTCAACTGGATCACCGAGCTGAGCAACGTCTCCGCCGAACAGCGATGGATCCTCCTGGAGAACCTCAAGGCGGCCACCGTCTACCAGTTTCGGGTCAGCGCCGTGAACCGAGTCGGTGAGGGTTCGCCCTCGGAGCCCAGCAACGTCGTCGAACTGCCCCAGGAGG CTCCCTCGGGACCGCCCGTGGGATTCGTTGGCTCCGCCCGGTCCATGTCGGAGATCATCACCCAGTGGCAGCCGCCTTTGGAGGAGCACCGCAACGGCCAGATCCTGGGCTACATCCTGCGCTACCGACTCTTTGGGTACAATAATGTGCCGTGGTCCTACCAGAACATCACCAACGAGGCGCAGCGCAACTTCCTCATCCAGGAGCTGATCACCTGGAAGGACTACATCGTCCAGATCGCCGCCTACAACAATATGGGCGTGGGCGTCTACACCGAGGGCTCCAAGATCAAGACCAAGGAGGGCGTACCCGAGGCCCCGCCCACGAAGGTGCGGGTCCAGGCGCTCAACTCCACGGCGGCCAGGGTAAGCTGGATTCCGCCCAATCCGCAGCAGATCAACGGCATCAACCAGGGGTACAAGATCCAGGCCTGGCAGCGTCGGGACATCGACGGCGAGTGGCGGGACTTTGAGAAGCGAATGATGACGGTGCCGCCCAGCCTGATAGACCCGCTGGCGGAGCAGACCGCCGTGCTGGGCGGCCTGGAGAAGTTCGCCGAGTACAATGTCAGTGTGCTCTGCTTCACGGATCCCGGCGACGGCGTGGCCAGCCAGCAGGTGCCGGTAAAGACCCTGGACGATGTACCGGACGAGGTGACGGCCCTGCACTTCGACGATGTGTCGGACCGGTCGGTGAAGGTGCTGTGGGCACCGCCACGCTTCTCCAACGGCATCCTCACGGGCTACACGGTGCGCTACCAGGTGAAGGACCGCCCGGATACGATGAAGGCGGTCAACCTGACGGCTGAGGACACGGAGCTGACGGTGGAGCAGCTGCAGGCCACGACCCACTACTGGTTCGAGATCTGCGCCTGGACGCGGGTGGGCAGCGGCGCACCCAAATCGGCCACCATTCAGTCCGGGGTGGAGCCCGTCCTGCCCCACGCCCCGACCAACCTGGCCCTCTCCAACATCGAGGCCTTCTCGGTGGTGCTCCAGTTCACGCCCGGCTTCGACGGCAACTCCAGCATCACCAAGTGGAAGGTGGAGGGCCAGACGGCGCGCAACATGACCTGGTTCACCATCTGCGAGATCAACGACCCCGACGCGGAGACCCTCACGGTCACCGGCCTGATGCCGTTCACCCAGTACCGCCTGCGCCTCAGCGCCACCAACGTGGTGGGCAGCTCACGGCCCTCGGACGCCACCAAGGACTTCCAGACCATCCAGGCCAGGCCCAAGCATGCTCCCTTCAACGTCACGGTCCGGGCGATGAGTGCCCAGCAGCTGCGGGTGCGGTGGATTCCCCTCCAGCAGACGGAGTGGTACGGCAACCCGCGCGGCTACAACATCTCCTACAAGCCACTGGAGAAGACACCCGGCGCCGTTCGGGGCGTGCCCCGTTCGGTGGTGATCGAGGACCACACGGCCAACTCGCACGTCCTGGAGGGCCTCGAGGAGTGGACCGTGTACGAGGTGCGGATGAACGCCTGCAACGATGTGGGCTGCTCCCGGGAGAGCGGCACTGCCGTGGAAAGGACTCGCGAGGCGACGCCCAGCTACGGGCCCCTGGACGTGCAGGCGAACGCCACCTCTTCCACCACGGTGGTGGTGCGCTGGGGCGAGGTGCCCAAGCAGCACCGCAACGGCCAGATCGACGGCTATAAGGTGTTCTATGCCGCCGCGGACCGCGCCGGCCAGCCGGTGCTCCATAAGACCATCCCCAGCAACTCGACCTTCACCACCACGCTGACGGAGCTGAAGAAGTTCGTCGTCTACCACGTCCAGGTGCTGGCCTACACGCGCCTGGGCAACGGCGCCCTCAGCGCCCCGCCCATCCGGGTGCAGACCTTCGAGGACACCCCCGGCGTTCCGTCGAACGTCAGCTTCCCGGACGTCACCCTGACCATGGCGCGCATTATCTGGGACGACCCGATAGACCCCAACGGCGAGATCCAGGCCTACCAGGTCACCTACACCCTGAACGGCAGCGCCAACCTCAACTACAGCCGCGAGTTCCCGCCCTCGGACCGCACCTTCCGGGCCACCCAGCTGCTGCCGGAGAAGTACTACAGCTTCAGCGTGACGGCCCAGACCCGGCTCGGCTGGGGCAAGACAGCCACCGCCCTCGTGTACACCACCAACAACCGGGAGCGACCCCAGGCGCCATCCGTGCCTCAGGTGTCGCGCAGCCAGATCCAGGCCCACCAGATCACCTTCAGCTGGACGCCAGGGCGGGACGGGTTCGCCCCGCTCCGCTACTACACGGTGGAGATGCGCGAGAACGAGGGCCGCTGGCAGCCGCTGCCCGAGCGCGTCGACCCCCTGCTGAGCTCCTACACGGCCCTCGGCCTGCGCCCCCACACCACCTACCAGTTCCGCATCCAGGCCACCAACGACCTGGGACCCTCGGCCTTCAGTCGCGAGAGCGTGGTGGTGCGGACCCTGCCGGCGGCACCCGCCGTCGGAGTGGGCGGTCTGAAGGTGGTGCCCATCACCACCACCTCGGTGCGGGTGCAGTGGAGCGCCCTGGAGACGGGCATGTGGAACGGTGATGCTGCCACCGGTGGCTACCGGATCCTCTACCAGCAGCTCTCCGACTTTCCCACCGCCCTGCAGTCCACCCCCAAGACGGACGTGCTGGGCATCAACGTGAACAGCGTGGTGCTCGCCGACCTCCAGCAGGACCGCAACTACGAGATCGTGGTGCTGCCCTTCAACTCCCAGGGCCCCGGTCCGGCCACTCCGCCGGCGGCGGTTTACGTGGGCGAGGCAGTGCCCACCGGAGAGCCCCGCGCCGTGGACGCCGCACCCATTTCCAGCACCGAGGTGCGCCTGCTGTGGAAGCCCCCGAAGCAGAGCATGCAGAACGGCGACATCCTGGGCTACAAGATCTTCTACCTGGTGACCTACTCGCCGCAGGCCCTGGAGCCGGGCCGCAAGTGGGAGGAGGAGATCGAGGTGGTCTCCGCCACGGCCACCTCGCACAGCCTGGTCTTCCTGGACAAGTTCACCGAGTACCGCATCCAGCTGCTGGCCTTCAATCCCGCCGGCGACGGTCCCCGCTCCGCCCCCATCACGGTGAAGACCCTGCCCGGTGTGCCGAGTGCGCCCCTGAACCTCCGGTTCGCGGACATTACGATGCAGAGTCTGGAGGTGACCTGGGACCCGCCCAAGTTCCTCAACGGCGAGATCCTGGGCTACCTGGTGACCTACGAGACCACGGAGGAGAACGAGA AATTCAGCAAGCAGGTGAAGCAAAAGGTGTCCAACACCACGCTCCGGGTGCAGAACCTCGAGGAGGAGGTCACCTACACCTTCACGGTGCGCGCCCAGACCACGGTGGACTACGGGCCGGGGGTAAGTGAGAACGTGACCACCGGACCCCAGGACGGCTCTCCGGTGGCACCGCGGGACCTCATCCTAACCAAGACGCTGTCCAGCGTGGAGATGCACTGGATCAACGGGCCCTCGGGCCGGGGCCCCATCCTGGGCTACCTGATCGAGGCCAAGAAGCGAG AAAAAGGAGATCCGGCGTTTGTTT ACGACTCTCGATGGACCAAGATCGAGCAAACCAAGAAGGGAATGATGCAGGACTTCACCGTCAGCTACCACATCCTGATGCCCTCGACGGCCTACACCTTCCGGGTGATCGCCTACAACCGGTACGGCATCTCCTTCCCCGTCTACTCCAAGGACTCGATACTGACGCCCTCAAAGCTGCATTTGGAGTATGGATACCTGCAGCATAAGCCCTTCTATCGGCAGACCTGGTTCATGGTCTCCCTGGCGGCCACTTCCATCGTGATCATCGTAATGGTGATCGCGGTGCTGTGTGTCAAGAGCAAGAGCTACAAGTACAAGC AGGAGGCCCAGAAGACGCTGGAGGAGTCGATGGCCATGTCGATTGACGAGCGCCAGGAACTGGCTTTGGAGCTGTACCGCTCCCGGCACGGCGTCGGCACCGGAACCCTCAACAGCGTGGGCACCTTGAGGAGCGGCACTCTGGGCACCCTGGGCCGGAAGTCCACCCACCGGCCGCCGCCCAACGTCCAGCTGGGCAAGAGCCCGCCGCGCCCGTCGCCCGCCTCCGTGGCCTACCACAGCGACGAGGAGAGCCTGAAGTGCTACGACGAGAATCCCGACGACAGCAGCGTGACGGAGAAGCCCTCGGAGGTCAGCAGCTCGGAGGCGTCCCAG CACTCGGAGAGCGAGAACGAGAGCGTCCGCAGCGATCCCCACTCGTTCGTCAACCACTACGCCAATGTAAACGACTCCCTGCGCCAGTCGTGGAAGAAGACGAAGCCGGTGCGAAACTACTCCAGCTACACCGACTCGGAGCCGGAGGGCAGCGCTGTGATGAGTCTCAATGGTGGCCAGATCATCGTCAATAACATGGCCCGGTCGAGGGCGCCGCTGCCCGGCTTCTCCTCGTTTGTCTGA